In Musa acuminata AAA Group cultivar baxijiao chromosome BXJ2-3, Cavendish_Baxijiao_AAA, whole genome shotgun sequence, the following proteins share a genomic window:
- the LOC135608433 gene encoding serine/threonine-protein kinase/endoribonuclease IRE1-like isoform X3 has protein sequence MNQSTKPQWKLLIGQPLSYSWRSPSNDDPDYIVFSDSNGELYEYSKDVGIRKHNRTVEEYVQRAPVVEGSVITTGTKTSTFYVVDADSGELIYHDNEPFSLPTVGVPMAKEQSIASKLESGNATYITIIRTDYFLNSYDINNHLWSVMISRISAHNVGPGLTNTMYDEMEISSVSGRNIPVYFTGETDQLPKHKAMLPPSFSEPNTGMWSGQDYEQSYECESASNCSLGIVTTSNMDHDQIVERLNDEHISLGGSRGLPTSPNGCSLGNCISARPKFPTAYSSFVNSRQRPRGPINWLYHEQECSNTSQNSLDDSNNCSIDGHSHVQQGRGLSMQSIYGHSWLFILSVPIFAFCYFGLRKLFKHDKKYNDLKEKQSVIPKKRKSRKSGNLKNATISVSQERHTLSVKENAETNGHNQIQVNGSYSFIPDGDSDGRWVGRLFVTNIKIGHGSNGTVVFEGYYGGRPVAVKRLLRAHHDVAFKEIQNLIASDRHPNIVRWYGVEQDLDFVYISLERCICSLSDLICICSDSSSHSVSVENETSNSVIEDKVQLGLAEGIRKDVNLWRSNGLPSRQLLKIMRDVVSGLAHLHELGIIHRDLKPQNVLISNDRYLNAKLSDMGISKRLLEDMSSLSRNATGYGSSGWQAPEQLLHGRQTRAVDLFSLGCILFFCITKGKHPFGNHFERDANIINNRMDLFLVDHIPEAEHLLCQLLQPDPKMRLNAVEVLCHPLFWSSEARLSFLRDVSDRVELEDRENESELLKSLENSAPNAFGGKWDDKLDVAFITDMGRYRKYRFDSIRDLLRVIRNKFNHYRELPKELQETLGPVPQGFDMYFASRFPKLLIEVYKVVYRFCKEEDSLSKYFQSSSLL, from the exons GAAGCTTTTGATAGGTCAGCCACTTTCATATTCATGGAGATCTCCTTCAAATGATGATCCTGATTATATTGTGTTTTCTGATAGCAATGGGGAACTTTATGAATATAGCAAGGATGTTGGCATAAGG AAACATAACCGGACAGTGGAGGAATATGTCCAGAGAGCACCTGTGGTTGAAGGATCAGTTATCACCACTGGGACAAAGACATCAACATTTTATGTTGTTGATGCTGATAGTGGGGAGTTAATTTATCATGATAATGAGCCTTTTAGTTTGCCAACTGTTGGGGTTCCCATGGCTAAAGAACAGTCAATTGCATCCAAGCTAGAGTCTGGCAATGCTACTTATATTACCATTATAAGAACAGATTATTTTCTGAATAGTTATGATATAAATAATCATTTATGGAGTGTGATGATTTCTCGTATCAGTGCTCATAATGTTGGCCCCGGACTGACAAATACCATGTATGATGAAATGGAAATATCATCGGTGTCCGGAAGAAATATTCCTGTCTACTTTACTGGAGAGACTGATCAACTACCTAAACACAAGGCTATGCTCCCTCCCTCATTTTCTGAACCAAATACTGGGATGTGGTCTGGACAAGACTATGAGCAATCTTATGAATGCGAATCAGCCAGTAACTGTTCCTTAGGAATTGTCACAACTTCCAATATGGACCATGACCAGATAGTGGAGAGACTAAACGATGAACATATTTCTTTAGGTGGATCACGAGGCTTGCCTACTTCCCCAAATGGATGTTCACTGGGAAATTGCATTTCTGCTAGGCCAAAATTTCCTACGGCATATTCTAGTTTTGTAAACTCAAGACAGAGACCTAGAGGTCCCATCAACTGGCTTTATCACGAACAAGAGTGTTCTAATACATCACAGAACTCATTGGATGATTCAAATAATTGTTCAATCGACGGACATTCTCATGTTCAGCAAGGCCGTGGCTTGTCAATGCAATCTATTTATGGTCATAGTTGGCTATTTATTCTCTCTGTGCCTATATTTGCGTTTTGCTATTTTGGGTTGAGAAAGCTGTTCAagcatgataaaaaatataatgatttGAAGGAAAAGCAATCTGTCATTCCTAAGAAGAGGAAATCTCGGAAGTCTGGAAACTTGAAAAATGCTACCATCAGTGTTAGTCAGGAGAGACATACTTTATCCGTGAAAGAGAATGCTGAAACCAATGGGCATAATCAAATTCAGGTCAATGGAAGTTATTCATTCATACCTGATGGTGATAGTGATGGGCGTTGGGTTGGAAGACTTTTTGTTACAAATATTAAAATTGGTCACGGGAGCAATGGTACAGTCGTCTTTGAAGGATATTATGGTGGTCGTCCAGTTGCTGTAAAACGGCTTCTTCGTGCACATCATGATGTTGCCTTTAAAGAGATTCAGAATCTTATTGCATCTGATCGACACCCAAATATTGTTCGGTGGTATGGAGTAGAACAAGATTTGGATTTTGTGTATATCTCACTGGAGCGTTGTATTTGCAGCCTAAGTGACCTAATATGCATATGCTCAGATTCTTCTTCACATTCAGTATCTGTGGAAAATGAAACTTCAAACTCTGTGATTGAAGACAAAGTTCAATTAGGCTTGGCAGAAGGTATCAGAAAGGATGTTAATTTGTGGAGATCAAATGGGCTTCCTTCAAGGCAACTCTTAAAGATAATGAG AGATGTAGTTTCTGgccttgcacatctacatgaactTGGAATCATACACCGGGATCTAAAGCCTCAAAATGTGCTAATAAGCAATGACAGATATCTTAATGCCAAACTTTCTGATATGGGTATTAGCAAACGCCTACTTGAAGACATGTCTTCATTGAGCCGTAATGCTACTG GATATGGTAGCTCTGGTTGGCAAGCACCTGAACAACTTCTTCATGGGCGTCAAACACGAGCTGTGGATTTGTTCAGTTTGGGTTGCATACTATTCTTTTGTATTACCAAGGGAAAACATCCATTTGGCAATCATTTTGAAAGGGATGCAAACATTATTAACAATCGCATGGACCTCTTCTTGGTGGATCATATACCAGAAGCTGAACATTTACTTTGTCAACTGTTACAGCCTGACCCAAAGATGAG GCTGAATGCAGTAGAAGTATTGTGTCACCCTCTTTTTTGGAGTTCTGAGGCACGACTTTCATTTTTACGAGATGTAAGCGATCGGGTTGAATTAGAAGACAGAGAAAATGAATCGGAGCTGCTAAAATCGTTAGAAAATAGTGCGCCAAATGCATTTGGTGGGAAATGGGATGATAAGTTAGATGTTGCATTCATTACAGACATGGGTCGGTACAGAAAATATCGTTTTGATTCCATACGTGACCTTCTACGAGTAAtaagaaataagtttaatcatTACCGGGAA